One genomic region from Spiroplasma endosymbiont of Polydrusus cervinus encodes:
- a CDS encoding DDE-type integrase/transposase/recombinase — MKENNIQAEYVKRMRRKILIKQNRNKNIIKYPDLVNRNFNDIKERFSILFTDVTYLIWNGKKHYQSTILDGYTKEIIDVKWSKFNNNKLVIDNLNDAINKIKKIKKDLNKIIIHSDHGYQYTSKDYNSKCLDNKIIISMGKNYHCADNIIIESFHSLLKKGTTHNKNYKSHNEYINDVKKWNKWYSNQKEKYIINESL; from the coding sequence ATGAAAGAAAATAATATTCAAGCTGAATATGTAAAGCGTATGCGTAGAAAAATATTAATAAAACAAAATAGAAATAAAAATATAATTAAATATCCTGATTTAGTAAATCGTAATTTTAATGATATTAAAGAAAGATTTTCAATTTTATTTACTGATGTAACTTATTTAATTTGAAATGGTAAAAAACATTATCAATCAACAATACTTGATGGATATACTAAAGAAATTATTGATGTAAAATGATCAAAATTTAATAATAACAAACTTGTAATTGATAATTTAAATGATGCAATTAATAAAATTAAAAAAATAAAAAAAGATTTAAATAAAATAATAATTCATTCAGATCACGGATATCAATATACATCTAAAGATTACAATAGTAAATGTTTAGATAACAAAATTATAATTTCAATGGGTAAAAATTATCATTGTGCAGACAACATTATTATTGAAAGTTTTCATTCATTACTTAAAAAAGGAACAACCCATAATAAAAATTATAAATCTCATAATGAATATATTAATGATGTTAAAAAATGAAATAAATGATATTCAAACCAAAAAGAAAAATATATAATAAATGAAAGTTTGTAA
- a CDS encoding single-stranded DNA-binding protein codes for MLNRVSLVGRLARDLELKNSVNNKPFVAFTLAVNNNFNNQASFIPCFAWNKTAENMARYLKKGSLIALDGRLQTRTDNTSGQMVTIVQVIADIVSFLDSRGTTTGAPSPAAPAPNTNDFNSTTFDEQLKPQDDSNNNSISFDGDDAILWD; via the coding sequence ATGTTGAATCGAGTTTCATTAGTAGGAAGACTAGCACGTGATTTAGAATTAAAAAATTCTGTTAATAATAAACCATTTGTTGCTTTTACATTAGCAGTAAATAATAATTTTAATAATCAAGCCTCATTTATTCCATGCTTTGCTTGGAATAAAACAGCTGAAAATATGGCCCGTTATTTAAAAAAAGGATCATTAATCGCTTTGGATGGACGTTTGCAAACTAGAACGGATAATACTAGTGGCCAAATGGTAACAATTGTGCAAGTAATCGCTGATATTGTTTCATTCTTAGATTCAAGAGGAACTACAACAGGTGCTCCCTCACCGGCAGCACCTGCGCCAAATACTAATGATTTTAATAGCACAACTTTTGATGAACAATTGAAACCACAAGATGATAGCAATAATAATAGTATTAGTTTTGATGGTGATGATGCAATTTTATGAGATTAA
- the def gene encoding peptide deformylase, giving the protein MLQNKIPTKDWLVFDNAPSIRKSSKEVAFPLAPDNELVMKKLIDFVKYSQDPQKNSDHDAIRPAVGLAAPQIGHNIKMYYIRIENTDEETGTKKVTEHAMINPKIIGKSNQIACIEEGEGCLSVNDDKEGLVPRSFRIIVEGYDYLKQQQVTITVRSYEAIVFQHEQAHLEGKIYYDLINKKEPWAKKSDWIIL; this is encoded by the coding sequence GTGTTGCAAAATAAAATACCAACTAAAGACTGATTAGTATTTGATAATGCACCGTCAATTCGGAAATCATCAAAGGAAGTCGCTTTTCCATTAGCACCTGATAATGAACTTGTGATGAAAAAGTTAATTGACTTTGTGAAATATTCCCAAGATCCACAAAAAAATAGTGACCATGATGCCATTAGACCAGCTGTTGGTTTAGCAGCGCCACAAATTGGACATAATATTAAAATGTATTATATTCGCATTGAAAATACAGATGAAGAAACTGGAACCAAGAAAGTAACTGAACATGCTATGATTAATCCTAAAATTATTGGAAAAAGTAATCAAATAGCCTGTATTGAAGAAGGCGAAGGATGTTTAAGTGTCAATGATGATAAAGAAGGATTAGTTCCCCGTAGTTTTCGCATTATTGTTGAAGGTTATGATTACTTAAAACAACAGCAAGTAACAATTACTGTACGTAGTTATGAAGCAATTGTTTTTCAACATGAGCAAGCGCATTTAGAAGGTAAAATATATTATGATTTAATTAATAAAAAAGAGCCTTGAGCTAAGAAAAGTGACTGAATTATTTTATAA
- a CDS encoding IspD/TarI family cytidylyltransferase, with protein MKNYTVIIVAAGRSSRFNQKDNKLLYQINYDKTIIEQTLMLFLSDPFCTEIIVGVSEEILFFLLQKNYQTKKLQFVMGGKERVDTIHQCLINHKITNDTIMIHDGIRCFTSLAFINKLNQTFHHKNYEVLIPIVPITETLKKVKNNLVEKTLPREEYFTIQTPQIFKTKLLSVIYHEYFQTKNTITIYDDSYLVELFSPKTKIHTIYGEKQNIKITYPDDLKLLKLVK; from the coding sequence ATGAAAAATTATACTGTAATTATTGTTGCGGCAGGAAGATCATCCCGGTTTAATCAAAAGGATAATAAATTATTATATCAAATTAATTATGATAAAACGATTATTGAACAAACATTAATGTTATTTTTAAGTGACCCATTTTGTACTGAAATTATTGTGGGAGTTAGTGAAGAAATTCTGTTTTTTTTATTGCAAAAGAATTACCAAACAAAAAAACTACAATTTGTGATGGGCGGTAAGGAACGGGTTGATACAATTCATCAATGTTTAATTAATCATAAAATTACTAATGATACAATAATGATTCATGATGGTATTCGCTGTTTTACTAGTTTAGCTTTTATCAATAAGTTAAACCAAACTTTTCACCACAAAAATTATGAAGTTCTAATTCCAATCGTTCCAATTACTGAAACGCTTAAAAAAGTTAAAAATAATTTGGTTGAAAAAACATTACCACGAGAAGAATATTTTACAATTCAAACACCACAAATTTTTAAAACCAAGTTATTATCTGTCATTTATCACGAGTATTTTCAAACGAAAAATACGATAACAATTTATGATGACAGTTATTTGGTTGAGTTATTTTCACCAAAAACAAAAATTCATACAATTTATGGTGAAAAACAAAACATTAAAATAACTTATCCGGATGATTTAAAATTATTAAAATTAGTGAAATAA
- the leuS gene encoding leucine--tRNA ligase produces the protein MGFSHKVIEKKWQQYWEEHQTFKTTNNSEQKAYILDMFPYPSGSGLHVGHPKGYVATDVISRMRKLQGYDVLHPIGWDAFGLPAEQHALQTGNDPAEFTLQNIANFRQQLKGLGFSYDYDKEVNTSSPWFFKTTQLIFELLYQNGLAEMRDVDVNWCQELGTVLANEEVLNIDGKMVSERGHYPVFKKPMRQWVLKITAYAEKLLTGLDEVDWPESVKELQWNWIGKSVGAEIKFAVQNSSEIIEVFTTRADTIFGVEYLVLAPEYPLVSKLTTSEYAPAVEKFLTATKSKSELDRQDSSKEKNGLFIGSYAINPINQKVIPIWIADYVLPFYATGAVMAVPGHDERDYLFSLKYQLPISYVIEGEHHNKLHNKDGKHINSDFLNGLTTQAAAEKAIDVLTAAGNARVKTTYKLRDWLFSRQRYWGEPFPIIHWEDGSISLVDEAELPLELPKMTNIKPSQTGESPLANAKDWLTVVDSTGKKGRRETNTMPQWAGSCWYYLGYVLMENKEMLDLRSAKGQALLKKWLPVDLYVGGQEHAVLHLLYSRFWHKFLYDQKLVPTSEPFYKLVNQGMIFGADGSKMSKSKGNVVNPDDIVKSHGADTLRVYEMFMGPIDASLPWNPNGLDSARKWLDRIYRLVKNNNFSQVDDHQLDFFYHNMVKKGTEMLEKLSFNTAISQLMVFINACYKTTGPIYQPYFEGFTKMLSLFAPHLAEEIWVNLQQPSSVALATWPIYDEKYLKKDEVTIAVQINGKLRAKLEVLVDTPEDELLALAKTNQNVQAFLASHEILKEVIIKNKIVNFVVK, from the coding sequence ATGGGATTTTCGCATAAAGTAATTGAAAAAAAATGACAGCAATACTGAGAAGAACATCAAACTTTTAAAACAACAAATAATTCGGAGCAAAAAGCTTATATTTTAGATATGTTTCCCTATCCGTCAGGATCAGGGTTACATGTTGGTCACCCTAAAGGTTATGTTGCAACAGACGTTATTAGTCGTATGCGAAAATTACAAGGTTATGATGTTTTACATCCAATTGGTTGAGATGCCTTTGGTTTACCAGCCGAACAACATGCCTTACAAACAGGGAATGATCCAGCGGAATTTACATTACAAAACATTGCTAATTTTCGTCAGCAATTAAAAGGACTTGGTTTTAGTTATGATTATGATAAAGAGGTTAATACTTCGTCACCATGATTTTTTAAAACAACACAATTAATTTTTGAATTATTATATCAAAATGGTTTAGCTGAAATGCGGGATGTTGATGTTAATTGATGTCAAGAGTTAGGAACTGTTTTAGCAAATGAAGAAGTTTTAAATATTGATGGCAAAATGGTTTCAGAACGAGGTCATTATCCAGTTTTTAAAAAACCAATGCGTCAGTGAGTTTTAAAAATTACGGCTTATGCTGAAAAATTATTGACAGGTTTAGATGAGGTTGATTGACCTGAATCAGTTAAAGAGTTACAATGAAATTGAATTGGTAAATCAGTTGGTGCGGAAATTAAGTTTGCTGTACAAAATAGTTCAGAAATAATTGAAGTTTTTACAACTCGTGCTGATACCATTTTTGGTGTTGAGTATCTTGTTTTAGCTCCAGAGTATCCTTTGGTTTCAAAATTGACAACTTCAGAGTATGCGCCAGCGGTGGAAAAATTTTTAACAGCAACAAAATCAAAAAGTGAATTAGACCGCCAAGATAGTAGTAAAGAAAAAAATGGTTTATTCATTGGTAGTTATGCAATTAATCCAATTAATCAAAAAGTTATTCCAATTTGAATTGCTGATTATGTGTTACCGTTTTATGCAACAGGCGCTGTGATGGCGGTCCCAGGACATGATGAACGCGATTATTTATTTTCCTTAAAATATCAATTACCAATTAGTTATGTGATTGAAGGAGAACATCATAATAAGTTGCATAATAAAGATGGGAAACATATTAATTCTGATTTCTTAAATGGTTTAACAACGCAAGCCGCAGCAGAGAAAGCGATTGATGTTTTAACAGCGGCTGGAAATGCTAGAGTTAAAACAACTTATAAATTACGTGATTGATTATTCTCTCGTCAACGTTATTGAGGGGAGCCATTCCCAATTATTCATTGAGAAGATGGGTCAATTAGTTTAGTTGATGAAGCTGAATTACCATTAGAATTACCAAAAATGACAAATATTAAACCATCTCAAACCGGGGAATCACCATTAGCTAATGCAAAAGATTGATTAACTGTTGTTGATAGTACTGGGAAAAAAGGGCGCCGTGAAACAAATACGATGCCGCAGTGAGCAGGTAGTTGTTGATATTATTTGGGTTATGTTTTAATGGAAAATAAGGAAATGTTAGATTTGCGTAGTGCAAAGGGACAAGCCTTACTTAAAAAATGATTACCAGTTGATTTGTATGTTGGTGGTCAAGAACATGCTGTTTTACATTTATTATATTCTCGTTTTTGACATAAATTTTTATATGATCAAAAATTAGTGCCAACTTCTGAACCATTTTATAAGTTAGTTAATCAGGGAATGATTTTCGGGGCTGATGGTTCGAAAATGAGTAAGTCAAAAGGAAATGTCGTTAATCCCGATGATATTGTTAAATCACATGGGGCTGATACCTTACGGGTATATGAAATGTTTATGGGGCCAATTGATGCATCGTTACCGTGAAATCCTAATGGTTTAGATTCAGCTCGAAAATGATTAGACCGAATTTATCGGTTGGTTAAAAATAATAATTTTTCCCAAGTTGATGATCATCAACTTGATTTTTTTTATCATAATATGGTTAAAAAAGGAACGGAAATGTTAGAGAAGTTAAGTTTTAATACTGCAATTTCGCAATTAATGGTCTTTATTAATGCTTGTTATAAAACAACCGGACCAATTTATCAACCATATTTTGAAGGGTTTACTAAGATGTTAAGTTTATTTGCGCCGCATTTAGCAGAAGAAATTTGAGTTAATTTACAACAACCATCTTCGGTTGCCTTAGCAACTTGGCCAATATATGATGAAAAATATTTAAAAAAAGATGAAGTTACCATTGCTGTTCAAATTAATGGTAAATTACGAGCTAAATTAGAAGTTTTGGTAGATACACCGGAAGATGAATTATTAGCTTTAGCAAAAACTAATCAAAATGTTCAAGCGTTTTTAGCAAGCCATGAAATTCTTAAAGAAGTTATTATTAAAAATAAAATTGTTAATTTTGTTGTAAAATAA
- a CDS encoding ribonuclease J → MNEEKKEISKNKTIETKPTSVITKQPTQNVMKNKIPTKVFALGGLEEVGKNTYCIEHDEELIMLDAGVKFPSSIMLGVDAVIPNYNYLKENQQKIKALFITHGHEDHIGGIPYLLREVTIPIIYAPRLAAALIRDRLKEAKLEQTTIVKEVDNMSVIKTKNFKINFFAVNHSIPDAFGISVMTPNGKVVSTGDYKFDWTPLGHRADIERMANMGQEGVMLLMADSTNAEVEGYTQTETKIIKNIGELFVKAKGRILISTFASNVHRIQHIVEIANKYGRKILVFGRSLDRIIKIIRQMGHLKISDKAFIKANDAKNYKDNEILIICTGSQGEPMAALSRIANNQHQHISIIPGDTVIFSSSPIPGNQADVERVINKLVRAGAIVQENSPLNQIHTSGHASQEEQKLLFTLLKPKYFMPMHGDYRMLRQHGETAMSVNVPKDNVFICANGDQIELLNGTGVIGKRIEAEAVYVDGKDLSGQTTAVVRDREILSKDGLIAVIISIDSQNNQLLTPPRIISRGSFYVKESGNIINESIRLTTEAVNEVLKTQKPTFGTLKNAIKQSLSPFIYRYKRRNPLIIPVILNKK, encoded by the coding sequence ATGAATGAAGAAAAGAAAGAAATAAGTAAAAATAAAACAATAGAGACAAAACCAACTAGTGTGATAACAAAACAACCAACGCAAAATGTTATGAAAAATAAAATCCCAACAAAAGTTTTTGCTCTTGGAGGATTAGAAGAAGTTGGAAAAAATACATATTGTATTGAACATGATGAAGAATTAATTATGCTTGATGCTGGTGTTAAGTTTCCTAGTTCAATAATGCTTGGTGTTGATGCTGTTATTCCGAATTATAATTATTTAAAAGAAAATCAACAAAAAATAAAAGCGTTATTTATTACGCATGGGCATGAAGACCATATTGGTGGAATTCCTTATTTATTAAGAGAAGTAACTATTCCAATTATTTATGCACCCCGATTAGCCGCCGCTTTAATTCGTGATCGCTTAAAAGAAGCGAAATTAGAACAAACTACAATTGTCAAAGAAGTTGATAATATGAGTGTTATTAAAACAAAAAACTTTAAAATTAACTTTTTTGCTGTTAACCATAGTATTCCTGATGCCTTTGGAATTTCAGTAATGACTCCAAATGGAAAAGTTGTTTCAACTGGAGATTATAAATTTGACTGAACACCCCTAGGACATCGTGCTGATATTGAACGAATGGCAAATATGGGACAAGAAGGCGTAATGTTATTAATGGCTGACAGTACAAATGCTGAAGTTGAAGGATATACTCAAACTGAAACAAAAATTATTAAAAACATTGGAGAATTATTTGTTAAAGCGAAAGGAAGAATTTTAATTTCAACCTTTGCTTCAAATGTTCACCGTATTCAACATATTGTTGAAATTGCTAATAAATATGGGCGAAAAATTCTAGTTTTTGGTCGTAGTTTAGACCGTATTATTAAAATTATTCGCCAAATGGGACATTTAAAAATTTCTGATAAAGCATTTATTAAAGCTAATGATGCTAAAAACTATAAGGATAACGAAATATTAATTATTTGTACCGGAAGTCAAGGTGAACCAATGGCCGCTTTATCACGAATTGCAAATAATCAACATCAACATATTTCAATTATTCCTGGTGATACGGTTATTTTTTCATCATCACCAATTCCAGGCAATCAAGCTGATGTTGAACGAGTTATTAATAAACTAGTTCGTGCTGGTGCTATTGTCCAAGAAAATAGTCCTTTAAATCAAATTCATACTTCTGGTCATGCTTCACAAGAAGAACAAAAATTATTATTTACCCTTTTAAAACCAAAATACTTTATGCCAATGCATGGTGATTATCGTATGTTACGCCAACATGGTGAAACAGCAATGAGTGTTAATGTTCCAAAAGATAATGTCTTTATTTGTGCTAATGGTGATCAAATTGAATTATTAAATGGAACTGGGGTAATTGGGAAACGAATTGAAGCTGAAGCGGTTTATGTTGATGGAAAAGATTTATCAGGTCAAACAACTGCTGTTGTTCGTGATCGTGAGATTTTATCAAAAGATGGATTAATTGCCGTTATTATTTCAATTGATTCGCAAAATAACCAATTATTAACTCCCCCACGAATTATTTCAAGAGGAAGTTTTTATGTAAAAGAATCTGGAAATATTATTAATGAATCAATTCGTTTAACAACTGAAGCAGTTAATGAAGTTTTAAAAACACAAAAACCAACTTTTGGAACTCTTAAAAATGCTATTAAACAATCATTATCACCGTTTATCTATCGCTATAAACGTCGTAATCCATTAATCATTCCAGTAATTCTAAATAAAAAATAA
- the rpsR gene encoding 30S ribosomal protein S18, translated as MNPKFKRFKKQCYFTKNKITYIDYKDIELLKKLISGNGQILPKRLTGTTAKNQRMLATAIKRARQMALLPFVID; from the coding sequence ATGAATCCAAAATTTAAACGTTTTAAAAAACAATGTTATTTTACTAAAAACAAAATAACATATATTGACTATAAAGATATTGAGTTATTAAAAAAATTAATTTCTGGTAATGGTCAAATTTTACCAAAACGACTTACAGGAACAACAGCTAAAAATCAAAGAATGTTAGCAACAGCAATTAAAAGAGCTCGTCAAATGGCGTTATTACCATTTGTTATTGATTAA
- a CDS encoding DDE-type integrase/transposase/recombinase, which produces MKENNIQAEYVKRMHRKILIKQNRNKNIIKYPDLVNRNFNDIKERFSILFTDVTYLIWNGKKHYQSTILDGYTKEIIDVKWSKFNNNKLVIYNLNNAINKIKKIKKDLNKTIIHSDHGYQYTSKDYNSKCLDNKIIISMGKNYHCADNIIIESFHSLLKKGTIHNKNYKSHNEYINDVKKWNKWYSNQKEKYIINESL; this is translated from the coding sequence ATGAAAGAAAATAATATTCAAGCTGAATATGTAAAGCGTATGCATAGAAAAATATTAATAAAACAAAATAGAAATAAAAATATAATTAAATATCCTGATTTAGTAAATCGTAATTTTAATGATATTAAAGAAAGATTTTCAATTTTATTTACTGATGTAACTTATTTAATTTGAAATGGTAAAAAACATTATCAATCAACAATACTTGATGGATATACTAAAGAAATTATTGATGTAAAATGATCAAAATTTAATAATAACAAACTTGTAATTTATAATTTAAATAATGCAATTAATAAAATTAAAAAAATAAAAAAAGATTTAAATAAAACAATAATTCATTCAGATCACGGATATCAATATACATCTAAAGATTACAATAGTAAATGTTTAGATAACAAAATTATAATTTCAATGGGTAAAAATTATCATTGTGCAGACAACATTATTATTGAAAGTTTTCATTCATTACTTAAAAAAGGAACAATCCATAATAAAAATTATAAATCTCATAATGAATATATTAATGATGTTAAAAAATGAAATAAATGATATTCAAACCAAAAAGAAAAATATATAATAAATGAAAGTTTGTAA
- the mnmA gene encoding tRNA 2-thiouridine(34) synthase MnmA, producing MKKVMVGLSGGVDSSVSLYLLQQAGYNVEGLFMRNWDSQLNNDILGNKAINNRICPQELDYNDAVQVSKTLQVPLHRVDFIKEYWEYVFKHFISEYEKGRTPNPDILCNKYIKFDYFLKYAINNYDADFIAMGHYAQVRYSETLKEYQLLRGIDNDKDQTYFLSQLNQQQLSKTFFPLGNLTKKEVRAIAAALNLSTANKKDSTGICFIGERDFKNFLQNYIPNQIGNIVDIETEEVVGKHNGIMYYTIGQRRGLNLGGMSEPYFVAGKNVTKNILYVAKSSKEKWLYSTSCTITDVNWINTLPAKEFDCTAKFRYRQKDIPVKVTVLSDDKCLVQFATKVKAITPGQAAVFYQDEVCLGGSVINDFYLNNEKLCYL from the coding sequence GTGAAAAAAGTTATGGTTGGCTTATCTGGCGGTGTTGATTCGTCAGTTAGTTTATATTTATTACAACAAGCAGGTTATAATGTTGAAGGTCTTTTTATGCGAAATTGAGACAGTCAATTAAATAATGATATTTTAGGCAATAAAGCAATTAATAATAGAATTTGTCCGCAAGAACTTGATTATAATGATGCTGTTCAAGTTAGCAAAACATTACAAGTACCCTTGCATCGGGTTGATTTTATTAAAGAATATTGGGAGTATGTTTTTAAACATTTTATTAGTGAATATGAAAAAGGACGAACTCCTAATCCTGATATTTTATGCAATAAATATATTAAATTTGATTATTTTTTAAAGTATGCCATTAATAATTATGATGCTGATTTTATTGCAATGGGGCATTATGCCCAAGTTCGTTATAGTGAAACATTAAAAGAATATCAATTATTACGGGGAATTGATAATGATAAAGATCAAACTTATTTTTTAAGTCAGTTGAATCAACAACAATTATCAAAAACATTTTTTCCATTGGGAAATTTAACAAAAAAAGAAGTGCGGGCAATTGCCGCGGCGCTGAATTTAAGTACAGCTAATAAAAAAGATTCAACTGGGATTTGTTTTATTGGGGAGCGTGATTTTAAAAACTTTTTGCAAAATTATATTCCAAATCAAATTGGAAATATTGTTGATATTGAGACAGAGGAAGTTGTTGGAAAACATAATGGGATTATGTATTATACAATTGGGCAACGGCGCGGTTTAAATTTAGGTGGAATGAGTGAGCCGTATTTTGTTGCTGGGAAAAATGTTACGAAGAATATTTTATATGTTGCAAAAAGTAGTAAAGAAAAATGATTATATTCAACTAGTTGCACCATTACTGATGTTAATTGAATTAATACTTTGCCAGCAAAAGAATTTGATTGTACAGCTAAATTCCGTTATCGTCAAAAAGATATTCCAGTTAAAGTAACAGTTTTAAGTGATGATAAATGTCTTGTTCAATTTGCAACAAAAGTAAAAGCAATTACGCCTGGGCAAGCAGCTGTTTTTTATCAAGACGAAGTGTGTCTTGGTGGGAGCGTTATTAATGATTTTTATTTAAATAATGAAAAATTATGTTATTTATAG
- a CDS encoding transposase family protein, whose protein sequence is MARKGQKFNKYTAYFRKMIVQEVKNNSISFIAKKYQINKKTVASWYENFKKGILNTNKGSKESFEKRDLNYYKVRYELLKKLHDFYN, encoded by the coding sequence ATGGCAAGAAAAGGACAAAAATTTAATAAATATACAGCATATTTTCGAAAAATGATAGTACAAGAGGTTAAAAATAATAGTATAAGTTTTATTGCAAAAAAATATCAAATTAATAAAAAAACTGTTGCTTCATGGTATGAAAATTTTAAGAAAGGAATTTTAAACACCAATAAAGGTTCAAAAGAATCATTTGAAAAAAGAGATTTAAACTATTACAAAGTTAGGTATGAATTACTAAAAAAGCTTCATGACTTTTACAATTAA
- a CDS encoding transposase family protein has translation MARKGQKFNKYTAYFRKMIVHEVKNNSISFIAKKYQINKKTVASWYENFKKGILNTNKGPKESFEKRDLNYYKVRYELLKKLHGFYN, from the coding sequence ATGGCAAGAAAAGGACAAAAATTTAATAAATATACAGCATATTTTCGAAAAATGATAGTACACGAGGTTAAAAATAATAGTATAAGTTTTATTGCAAAAAAATATCAAATTAATAAAAAAACTGTTGCTTCATGGTATGAAAATTTTAAGAAAGGAATTTTAAACACCAATAAAGGTCCAAAAGAATCATTTGAAAAAAGAGATTTAAACTATTACAAAGTTAGGTATGAATTACTAAAAAAGCTTCATGGCTTTTACAATTAA
- a CDS encoding IS30 family transposase, which produces MKKYERLDFNERVNLEKLKDNELFKKKNETINIRKIAKQMNRDYRTIWQELNMFDNINDYNAAKAQKIHDKNKKQCRKYSMLNSQELSHFSNEYNNFGRSLQNIITSYELQYNVKFGVCFKTMYKYIKLGYFNLKKEMLYFKNKKRKTKNGEQNDNRGKLLNIRDYNQFLNDYGNDLSFSGIWEMDTLDCGNFYLLVLVNRKSKILFYHILFSKKASIVLTILMKMIKQIGISKFSCILIDREKEFYRWKTIEKNFKIRVYFCDPGKLRQKALVERINRYIRSWLGQNEPLINTRSRLKSILDILNTTIRPCLENFTSRQYFKKIFLN; this is translated from the coding sequence ATGAAAAAATATGAAAGATTAGATTTTAATGAAAGAGTAAATTTGGAAAAATTAAAAGATAATGAATTATTTAAAAAGAAAAATGAAACAATTAATATTCGAAAAATTGCTAAGCAAATGAATAGAGATTATAGAACTATTTGGCAAGAGTTAAATATGTTTGATAATATTAATGATTATAATGCTGCAAAAGCACAAAAAATACATGATAAAAATAAAAAACAATGTCGTAAATATTCAATGTTAAATTCACAAGAATTAAGTCATTTTTCTAATGAATATAATAATTTTGGTCGTTCGCTACAAAATATTATTACTTCGTATGAATTACAATATAATGTAAAATTTGGTGTATGTTTTAAAACAATGTATAAATATATTAAATTAGGTTATTTTAATTTAAAAAAAGAAATGTTATATTTTAAAAATAAAAAAAGAAAAACAAAAAATGGGGAACAAAATGATAATCGTGGAAAATTACTTAATATTAGAGATTATAACCAATTTTTAAATGATTATGGAAATGATTTAAGTTTTAGTGGAATTTGAGAAATGGATACTCTTGATTGTGGTAATTTTTATTTGTTAGTTTTAGTAAATCGTAAATCAAAAATACTTTTTTATCATATTTTATTTAGTAAAAAGGCAAGTATTGTATTAACAATTTTAATGAAAATGATTAAACAAATTGGTATTAGTAAATTTAGTTGTATTTTAATCGATAGAGAAAAAGAATTTTATAGATGAAAAACAATAGAAAAAAATTTTAAAATAAGAGTTTATTTTTGTGATCCTGGTAAACTTCGCCAGAAAGCATTAGTAGAAAGAATAAATAGATATATAAGGAGTTGATTAGGTCAAAATGAGCCATTAATTAATACTCGTAGTAGATTAAAATCTATTTTAGATATATTAAATACCACAATTAGACCTTGCTTGGAAAATTTTACATCAAGACAATATTTTAAAAAAATTTTTTTAAATTAA
- the rpsF gene encoding 30S ribosomal protein S6, giving the protein MRKYEVMYILNPEATNLDELENKLHQILEVNGGKIEEHGKWGIKDLSYPIKKKKRGYYGILIVNTTSENIDEFVRISHIEQDVLRILVINTEKEKGYIQSTVYAKTEVKNDKPDRDRKPGNKRPDYKRHEQYSEGEEPKADKPTETKE; this is encoded by the coding sequence GTGCGTAAATATGAAGTTATGTATATATTAAATCCTGAAGCAACTAATTTAGATGAATTAGAAAATAAATTACATCAAATTTTAGAAGTTAACGGAGGAAAAATTGAAGAACACGGTAAATGAGGAATTAAGGACTTATCATATCCTATTAAAAAGAAAAAAAGGGGATATTATGGAATATTAATTGTTAATACAACATCAGAGAACATTGATGAATTTGTTCGAATTAGTCATATTGAACAAGATGTTTTACGAATCTTAGTAATTAATACCGAAAAAGAAAAAGGTTATATTCAATCAACTGTTTATGCAAAAACAGAAGTTAAGAATGATAAACCAGACCGTGATCGTAAACCAGGAAATAAAAGACCAGATTACAAACGTCATGAACAATATTCAGAAGGTGAAGAGCCAAAAGCAGATAAACCAACTGAAACAAAAGAATAA